The following are from one region of the Paenalkalicoccus suaedae genome:
- a CDS encoding isoprenylcysteine carboxyl methyltransferase family protein: MIILLVFIVIQRLLELVLAKRNERSLKAKGAVEFGKRHYPLMIALHAGFFLSLAAEWLTGAGELHAYSAVLLVAFFLLQFIRVWILYSLGDHWNTKVLVIPGAPLIKRGPYKYWLKHPNYVVVMAEMFVLVLLFQAYFTGVVFLLFKLLFLTYIRIPLEEQALRWSRE; this comes from the coding sequence ATGATTATCCTACTAGTTTTTATTGTCATACAAAGGCTCTTAGAGCTTGTCTTAGCAAAGCGAAATGAACGGTCTTTAAAAGCAAAAGGAGCCGTTGAATTTGGTAAACGGCACTATCCATTAATGATTGCACTTCACGCAGGTTTTTTCCTATCGTTAGCGGCAGAGTGGCTGACAGGCGCGGGCGAGCTTCATGCCTACAGTGCCGTGCTGCTCGTCGCTTTCTTTTTGCTTCAATTTATACGAGTTTGGATCCTTTATTCATTAGGTGATCATTGGAATACGAAAGTGTTAGTTATACCAGGAGCACCACTAATTAAACGGGGACCGTACAAATATTGGCTAAAGCATCCGAACTATGTAGTAGTAATGGCTGAAATGTTTGTACTTGTTCTATTATTTCAAGCATACTTTACAGGAGTTGTATTTTTGCTGTTTAAATTACTCTTCCTCACCTATATTCGTATTCCATTAGAAGAACAAGCATTACGTTGGTCGAGAGAATAG
- a CDS encoding NETI motif-containing protein, with product MLAKKKFYVNENETIDQCLERMKQEGYMPVRRMEEPVLKEVKRNGKMDVEVSHQRIVFVGQELS from the coding sequence CTGTTGGCTAAAAAGAAATTTTACGTAAATGAGAACGAAACAATTGATCAATGCTTAGAACGAATGAAACAGGAAGGCTACATGCCAGTAAGAAGGATGGAAGAGCCTGTCTTAAAAGAAGTAAAACGTAATGGCAAAATGGACGTCGAGGTTAGCCACCAGCGTATCGTTTTTGTTGGTCAGGAGCTGTCATAA
- a CDS encoding NUDIX hydrolase, producing the protein MEYIMAVDENRQPIRPYSRDEIHSLGLWHETFQCWLVYKQGGEVHVLFQKRSESKKDFASLYDITAAGHLLSNETVTDGIRELHEELGIDVSFTDLDKVGVIQDVIITDSFRDYEFAHVFTYELHTWPIAFDIQVEEVDSIVSMPLKEMKKLINGENAQAFTDDSTQIFVQKSQLVPHSDVYLKEVYEYIKKRYT; encoded by the coding sequence ATGGAATATATCATGGCAGTAGACGAAAATAGACAACCTATCCGCCCTTATTCACGCGACGAGATTCACAGTTTAGGACTCTGGCATGAAACCTTTCAGTGCTGGCTTGTGTATAAACAAGGGGGAGAGGTCCACGTCCTTTTCCAAAAGCGCAGTGAGAGTAAGAAGGATTTTGCTAGTCTTTACGACATCACTGCCGCAGGCCATCTCCTCTCGAATGAAACGGTCACTGACGGCATTAGAGAGTTACACGAAGAGCTAGGGATTGATGTATCCTTTACAGATTTGGATAAGGTTGGGGTCATTCAGGACGTGATCATAACAGACTCTTTTAGGGACTATGAGTTTGCTCACGTTTTTACATATGAGCTTCACACGTGGCCGATTGCGTTCGATATACAAGTAGAAGAAGTAGATAGCATTGTCTCTATGCCTCTTAAGGAAATGAAGAAGCTTATTAACGGTGAGAACGCACAGGCATTTACAGATGATTCCACACAAATTTTTGTGCAAAAATCGCAACTTGTGCCGCATTCTGACGTCTATTTAAAAGAGGTTTACGAATATATTAAAAAAAGGTATACATAG
- a CDS encoding alpha/beta hydrolase family protein: protein MLKKSSLLGIVLIASACSSEEKEVLVEKELLENLSTNNDVNTWRIVYESDDYLIEGFVASPSNTEEKYPTLIINRGGNRDYGEIEEEWLHYQSLWAERGYTVISSQYREGGNSEGIDEYGGDDVNDVLQLQHVARELEFADEENTYMLGISRGGLMTYRAIQEGMPINAAATTGGVSDLLGSYEARGLAMRQELVELVGHPSEVPEEYERRSAINWSEDITSPLLLIHGEIDERVPFEQSLQLYQAMNENGQVVKLISYEDGDHGLDNYFSEYHRAIEEWFETY from the coding sequence ATGTTAAAGAAATCTAGTTTATTAGGAATAGTGTTAATTGCTTCAGCATGTTCCTCCGAGGAAAAAGAAGTATTAGTCGAAAAAGAGTTACTAGAAAACTTATCAACCAATAATGATGTAAATACCTGGAGAATAGTTTACGAAAGTGACGACTATCTAATAGAGGGATTTGTGGCTAGTCCTAGCAATACAGAAGAAAAATATCCTACTTTAATTATTAATCGTGGTGGCAATCGGGATTATGGTGAGATAGAAGAAGAATGGCTACATTATCAATCCCTTTGGGCTGAAAGAGGTTATACAGTTATTTCTAGTCAATATCGTGAAGGTGGTAACAGCGAAGGTATAGATGAATATGGCGGCGATGATGTGAATGACGTCCTTCAACTTCAACATGTAGCAAGGGAATTGGAATTTGCTGATGAAGAGAATACGTATATGTTGGGTATTTCTCGTGGGGGGCTGATGACTTATCGTGCAATCCAAGAAGGCATGCCTATTAATGCAGCGGCTACGACAGGTGGGGTTTCAGATTTGCTTGGATCATATGAAGCGCGAGGTCTTGCTATGAGACAAGAGTTAGTTGAACTGGTCGGACATCCATCAGAAGTTCCTGAAGAATATGAGAGACGTTCCGCTATTAATTGGTCCGAAGATATTACTTCGCCACTTCTTCTCATTCATGGTGAGATAGATGAACGTGTTCCTTTTGAGCAATCCTTACAGCTTTATCAAGCCATGAATGAAAACGGACAGGTAGTTAAGTTAATTAGCTACGAAGACGGGGATCATGGACTTGATAATTATTTCTCAGAATATCATAGGGCAATTGAAGAATGGTTTGAAACGTATTAG
- a CDS encoding DUF5316 family protein, whose protein sequence is MVHTLLIIGLICIIISAIFIGAFPNEPRPHVQRRPDFHSETADHRHFRTKAAMILGLVGLIFFGIAGLLYIL, encoded by the coding sequence ATGGTACATACGTTACTTATCATCGGATTAATTTGTATTATTATTTCAGCCATATTTATTGGAGCTTTCCCAAACGAACCGAGACCACATGTGCAACGTAGACCCGACTTTCACTCCGAAACGGCTGACCATCGTCATTTCAGAACGAAAGCCGCAATGATCTTAGGACTAGTTGGATTAATTTTCTTCGGAATAGCAGGATTGCTATACATCCTTTAA
- the purE gene encoding 5-(carboxyamino)imidazole ribonucleotide mutase, whose amino-acid sequence MTKKVGVIMGSTSDWETMKHATDVLEELHIPFEAKVVSAHRTPDLMFDYAEKAADRGIEVIIAGAGGAAHLPGMVAAKTLLPVIGVPVQSKALNGLDSLLSIVQMPAGVPVATVAIGRAGAANAGLLAAQQLAVHDAEIRSKLQARRDKKREEILAEGDLA is encoded by the coding sequence ATGACGAAGAAGGTTGGCGTGATAATGGGTTCCACCTCCGATTGGGAGACAATGAAGCATGCAACAGACGTATTAGAAGAACTCCACATCCCGTTCGAAGCAAAGGTTGTATCCGCGCATCGAACGCCAGACTTGATGTTTGATTACGCCGAAAAAGCGGCGGATCGAGGAATTGAAGTGATTATTGCAGGTGCAGGTGGTGCTGCGCACCTTCCAGGAATGGTTGCAGCCAAGACACTACTACCCGTTATCGGAGTGCCTGTTCAATCTAAAGCATTGAATGGACTTGATTCCTTACTATCTATTGTACAAATGCCAGCTGGAGTTCCAGTGGCGACCGTTGCAATTGGGAGAGCTGGAGCTGCGAACGCTGGGCTTTTAGCAGCGCAACAGCTTGCGGTACATGACGCGGAAATCCGTTCAAAGCTTCAGGCGCGCCGTGATAAAAAACGTGAAGAAATCCTAGCTGAGGGGGACTTAGCGTGA
- the purK gene encoding 5-(carboxyamino)imidazole ribonucleotide synthase, which yields MTFIKPGSTIGILGGGQLGRMMALSARNMGYRISVLEPQKDSPCGQVADHEVVAAYDDKQGAEDLSCDVLTYEFENISAETADHLASSLHFPQGSKLLLISQDRLREKEAIESYGLPVAPYKKVESDTDLADAVSALGLPLVVKTTRGGYDGKGQLVINKGDEVSVRELEDNGPFVAEQWIPFDCEVSVIVTRSVSGETATFPVAENIHRNGILHQSIVPARVSDEVQERARKAALTLAESVSLVGTLAVEMFVRDGEIVINEIAPRPHNSGHYTMNACATSQFEQHIRAICDWPLGETTLLTPTVMVNLIGDEVERAVEMRKELGSAAHVHIYGKKEARPGRKMGHVNVLTSDVEATLEQLNVLEEAKS from the coding sequence GTGACGTTTATAAAGCCAGGGAGCACGATCGGAATTTTAGGCGGAGGCCAGCTTGGAAGAATGATGGCGTTATCTGCTCGCAATATGGGCTATCGTATTTCTGTCCTTGAGCCTCAAAAGGATTCACCGTGTGGGCAAGTAGCAGATCACGAAGTGGTCGCAGCCTACGATGATAAGCAAGGTGCCGAGGATTTGAGCTGTGATGTGCTTACGTACGAATTTGAAAACATAAGTGCTGAGACAGCCGATCATCTAGCAAGCTCGCTTCATTTCCCGCAGGGGAGTAAGCTTCTCTTAATCAGTCAAGACAGGCTGCGTGAGAAAGAGGCGATTGAGTCTTACGGGTTACCGGTTGCGCCTTACAAAAAGGTAGAGTCTGATACCGACTTAGCGGATGCGGTGTCGGCGCTGGGGCTTCCTCTAGTGGTGAAGACAACGCGCGGTGGCTATGATGGGAAAGGTCAACTTGTTATCAATAAGGGTGACGAGGTTTCTGTCAGAGAGCTAGAGGATAATGGGCCGTTTGTGGCGGAGCAGTGGATTCCGTTTGACTGTGAGGTGTCGGTGATTGTGACGCGCAGTGTGTCGGGGGAGACGGCGACGTTCCCGGTTGCTGAGAATATTCATCGGAATGGCATTTTGCATCAGTCGATTGTGCCGGCTAGAGTCTCGGATGAGGTGCAGGAGAGGGCTCGAAAGGCAGCGTTGACGCTTGCGGAGTCGGTCTCACTAGTTGGGACACTAGCGGTTGAGATGTTTGTGCGAGACGGAGAGATTGTCATTAATGAGATCGCGCCAAGACCGCATAACTCTGGGCATTACACGATGAATGCGTGTGCGACGTCGCAGTTTGAGCAGCATATTCGTGCGATTTGTGACTGGCCGCTGGGGGAAACGACGTTACTTACTCCTACAGTGATGGTGAATTTGATTGGTGACGAAGTAGAGCGTGCGGTGGAGATGCGCAAAGAGTTAGGGAGTGCAGCCCACGTACATATATATGGAAAGAAAGAAGCAAGACCTGGACGGAAGATGGGGCACGTAAACGTGTTGACGTCAGACGTTGAGGCGACATTAGAGCAGTTGAACGTATTAGAGGAGGCAAAATCATGA
- the purB gene encoding adenylosuccinate lyase, with protein sequence MIERYTRPEMGQIWEEHNRFQAWLEVEILACEAWAELGDIPKEDVAKIRENASFDVNRILEIEAETRHDVVAFTRAVSETLGPERKWVHYGLTSTDVVDTALSYLLKQANEILLADLERFLEILKNKAIEHKDTVMMGRTHGVHAEPTTFGLKLALWYEEMKRNIERFKAASETVRVGKLSGAVGTYANIDPFVEKHVCEGLGLEASPISTQTLQRDRHAHYIATISLIASSIEKMAVEIRGLQKSETREVEEFFAKGQKGSSAMPHKRNPIGSENMTGLARILRGHVVTAYENVALWHERDISHSSAERIMLPDATILLNYMLNRFGNIVKNLTVFPENMKRNMTRTYGLIYSQRVLLSLIDKGMAREEAYDLVQPKAMQAWEEGVQFRSLVEADETITDKLSEAEIEDCFDYRYHLKHVDTIFERLGLQK encoded by the coding sequence ATGATTGAACGGTATACACGTCCGGAGATGGGACAAATTTGGGAAGAACATAATCGCTTTCAAGCTTGGCTAGAAGTAGAAATCTTAGCATGTGAGGCATGGGCAGAGCTTGGTGATATTCCAAAGGAAGACGTTGCGAAGATTCGAGAGAACGCCTCATTTGATGTAAATCGTATTTTAGAAATTGAAGCAGAGACGCGCCATGATGTGGTGGCATTTACGAGAGCGGTATCGGAGACGCTTGGACCGGAGCGAAAGTGGGTGCACTACGGATTAACGTCAACAGACGTGGTCGATACGGCGCTTTCGTACTTACTCAAGCAGGCGAATGAAATCTTACTCGCAGACTTGGAGCGCTTTTTAGAGATTTTAAAGAATAAAGCGATCGAGCATAAGGATACGGTCATGATGGGTCGTACACATGGGGTACACGCGGAGCCGACTACATTTGGGTTAAAGCTTGCGCTCTGGTACGAAGAGATGAAGCGTAACATTGAGCGTTTTAAGGCGGCGAGTGAGACTGTTCGCGTTGGTAAGCTTTCTGGCGCGGTTGGCACGTATGCGAATATCGATCCATTTGTCGAAAAGCACGTCTGTGAGGGGCTAGGACTTGAGGCTTCTCCTATCTCGACTCAAACCTTACAGCGTGATCGTCACGCTCACTATATTGCAACGATTTCGTTGATTGCTTCTTCGATTGAAAAGATGGCTGTGGAAATTCGTGGCTTACAGAAATCCGAGACGCGTGAAGTAGAGGAGTTCTTTGCAAAGGGTCAAAAAGGATCCTCAGCAATGCCACATAAGCGTAACCCAATCGGTTCTGAAAATATGACGGGGCTTGCACGTATTTTACGTGGGCATGTCGTAACAGCTTACGAAAACGTAGCGCTATGGCACGAGCGTGATATTTCTCACTCTTCTGCAGAGCGAATTATGTTACCAGATGCCACCATTCTATTAAACTACATGCTAAATCGTTTCGGTAATATCGTGAAGAATTTAACCGTCTTCCCAGAGAATATGAAGCGTAACATGACGCGCACATACGGACTTATTTACTCTCAGCGTGTGTTGCTATCACTTATTGATAAGGGTATGGCGCGTGAGGAAGCGTATGACCTCGTGCAACCGAAGGCGATGCAAGCATGGGAAGAGGGCGTTCAGTTCCGAAGCCTTGTGGAAGCAGATGAGACGATTACAGACAAGCTGTCTGAAGCAGAAATTGAGGATTGCTTCGACTATCGTTATCACTTAAAGCACGTCGATACGATTTTTGAACGTCTTGGACTACAAAAATAA
- the purC gene encoding phosphoribosylaminoimidazolesuccinocarboxamide synthase, producing MLLYEGKAKQIYQTEEPGVLRISYKDEATAFNGEKKDTLLGKGRLNNEISSLIFSILKEAGVESHFVRRLSETEQLVKEVTIIPLEVVVRNVAAGSLVKRLGFERGHKLKTPLVEWYYKDDALGDPLLAEAHIKELALATPEELAQMQQMALRVNEELQKLFATINVDIVDFKLEFGKTNGEILLADEISPDTCRLWDKDTGDSFDKDLFRFQQGDLQEGYETILSRLIEAHS from the coding sequence ATGCTGTTGTATGAGGGAAAAGCAAAACAAATCTATCAAACAGAAGAGCCGGGTGTCCTGAGGATTTCCTATAAGGATGAGGCAACTGCATTTAACGGTGAGAAAAAGGATACGCTTTTGGGCAAGGGTCGTCTCAACAATGAGATCAGTTCACTCATCTTTTCTATCCTAAAAGAGGCGGGTGTGGAGAGTCATTTTGTACGTAGGCTCTCGGAGACGGAGCAACTAGTCAAAGAGGTGACTATCATTCCGCTTGAGGTTGTTGTACGTAATGTTGCGGCTGGAAGTCTTGTGAAGCGACTTGGATTTGAGCGCGGGCATAAGCTTAAGACGCCACTCGTTGAATGGTACTACAAGGATGATGCGCTTGGAGATCCCCTTTTAGCAGAGGCACACATCAAAGAGCTTGCTCTTGCAACGCCTGAAGAGCTAGCGCAAATGCAGCAAATGGCATTACGGGTGAACGAAGAGCTTCAAAAGCTGTTTGCAACGATTAACGTTGATATTGTGGACTTTAAGCTAGAGTTTGGGAAAACGAACGGCGAGATTTTACTAGCAGACGAGATTTCTCCAGATACGTGCAGACTTTGGGATAAAGATACAGGTGATTCGTTTGATAAAGATTTATTCCGCTTCCAGCAGGGAGATTTGCAGGAAGGTTACGAAACGATTTTATCGAGACTTATAGAAGCGCATAGCTAA
- the purS gene encoding phosphoribosylformylglycinamidine synthase subunit PurS yields MVYDVKVYVTWKEGVLDPQGAAVTSSLNKLGFDGVEDVRISKMITLKVEATENVEEKVTAMCEKLLANPVIEDYTFEIEEAVRT; encoded by the coding sequence ATGGTATATGATGTGAAGGTTTATGTAACGTGGAAGGAAGGCGTATTAGATCCGCAGGGGGCTGCTGTTACATCGTCACTTAATAAGCTCGGATTTGATGGGGTAGAGGACGTTCGAATTAGCAAGATGATTACGCTCAAAGTAGAAGCAACAGAGAACGTAGAGGAAAAGGTAACGGCGATGTGTGAAAAGCTACTTGCTAATCCGGTTATTGAGGACTATACGTTTGAAATTGAGGAGGCTGTTCGCACATGA
- the purQ gene encoding phosphoribosylformylglycinamidine synthase subunit PurQ encodes MKFAVIVFPGSNCDIDMYHAAKDALGEETEFVWHDTTSLEGFDAVLLPGGFSYGDYLRAGAIAHFSPIMEAVKEAAEAGKPVLGVCNGFQILLESGLLPGAMRRNENLHFICKPVKLNVANNETMFTQGYKANERISVPVAHGEGNYYCDEETLQELQANNQIVFTYEDNINGSVANIAGITNKHGNVLGMMPHPERAVEALLGSEDGLTLFQSLVTHWRDSHAITS; translated from the coding sequence ATGAAATTTGCAGTGATCGTATTCCCGGGCTCTAACTGCGATATTGATATGTACCACGCAGCGAAGGATGCTCTCGGAGAGGAAACCGAATTTGTGTGGCATGATACAACGAGTTTAGAAGGCTTTGATGCGGTGCTACTTCCTGGAGGCTTCTCGTACGGAGACTACTTGCGCGCAGGTGCTATTGCTCATTTCTCCCCGATCATGGAGGCAGTCAAGGAAGCGGCGGAGGCTGGTAAGCCAGTGCTTGGTGTGTGTAACGGATTTCAAATTTTGCTAGAGTCTGGGCTACTACCAGGAGCCATGCGTCGTAACGAAAATCTTCATTTCATTTGTAAGCCAGTCAAATTAAACGTCGCCAACAATGAGACGATGTTTACACAGGGTTATAAGGCCAACGAACGTATTTCGGTCCCTGTTGCGCACGGTGAGGGCAACTACTACTGTGACGAAGAGACGTTACAAGAGCTTCAAGCGAATAATCAGATCGTGTTTACGTATGAGGATAACATTAATGGATCGGTCGCTAACATTGCAGGAATTACAAACAAACATGGGAATGTGCTAGGAATGATGCCGCATCCGGAGCGAGCTGTTGAAGCGCTTCTTGGATCAGAGGACGGCTTAACACTATTTCAATCACTAGTGACACACTGGAGGGACTCACATGCCATTACTTCGTGA
- the purL gene encoding phosphoribosylformylglycinamidine synthase subunit PurL: protein MPLLREPSPQMIKEQQGYKEMGVTDEEFALIEKTLGRLPNYTELGIYSVMWSEHCSYKNSKVLLKKFPVSGERVLQGPGEGAGIIDIDDGQAVVFKIESHNHPSAVEPYEGAATGVGGIIRDVFSMGARPIALLNSLRFGELKNPRVKYLFEGVVSGIAGYGNCIGIPTVGGEIQFDPCYEGNPLVNAMCVGLIDHKDIQKGLAKGVGNPVLYVGASTGRDGIHGATFASEELSEESESKRPAVQVGDPFMEKLLVEACLEAIKHPKLVGIQDMGAAGLTSSSAEMASKAGSGIKLRLDDVPQREKNMTPYEMMLSESQERMLLVVEKGSEAEFIETFEHYGLHATVIGEVTDDKMLTLEHEGEIAASIPVDALAEEAPVYHKPSSEPAYFKEFQQTTYKPEVKDANETLKALLQQPTIASKEWVYEQYDYMVRTNTVVAPGSDAAVLRIRDTNKALAMTTDCNSRYLYLDPYTGGKLAVAEAARNLVASGAEPLGVTDCLNYGSPDKPEIFWQLERSTDGLSEACRELATPVIGGNVSLYNETAKGAVYPTPVIGMVGLIHDQAHITTQQAKSSNDVIYHVGALEGTFGGSELQKLLEGDIFGQAPEIDLNVEKENQQLILTAIRKGLIQSAHDVSEGGTAVAIAEKLFGTDFGATVTLPAGDTEAMLFGEKASSYIVTVTEEDQEAFQQLVPKAVRLGSTTDSGVLVVSQEGKELVNQQVSRLESLWRGAIGCALKSKD from the coding sequence ATGCCATTACTTCGTGAACCATCACCACAGATGATTAAAGAGCAGCAAGGCTACAAGGAAATGGGCGTAACGGACGAGGAATTTGCGTTAATAGAAAAGACACTCGGTCGTTTGCCTAACTACACGGAGCTTGGTATTTACTCTGTTATGTGGTCGGAGCACTGTAGCTACAAAAACTCAAAGGTGCTTTTAAAGAAGTTTCCTGTTAGCGGAGAGCGCGTTTTACAGGGCCCAGGTGAGGGAGCCGGCATCATCGATATTGATGATGGACAGGCAGTTGTGTTTAAGATTGAAAGTCATAACCACCCATCGGCAGTCGAGCCATATGAAGGCGCGGCAACTGGGGTTGGAGGCATCATTCGTGACGTGTTTTCCATGGGCGCAAGACCAATTGCGCTTCTAAACTCGCTTCGATTTGGCGAGCTAAAAAATCCACGCGTGAAATATTTGTTTGAAGGAGTCGTATCTGGCATCGCAGGCTACGGGAACTGTATTGGAATTCCAACGGTTGGCGGCGAGATTCAGTTCGACCCATGCTACGAGGGAAATCCGCTCGTAAACGCGATGTGCGTTGGTCTTATCGACCATAAAGATATTCAAAAAGGTCTAGCAAAAGGTGTCGGGAACCCCGTGCTATACGTTGGGGCGAGCACAGGACGTGATGGCATTCACGGAGCAACGTTTGCTTCTGAGGAGCTGTCCGAAGAATCCGAATCAAAGCGACCAGCTGTTCAGGTTGGAGACCCATTTATGGAGAAGCTACTAGTTGAAGCGTGTCTCGAGGCGATTAAGCATCCGAAGCTTGTTGGGATTCAGGATATGGGAGCAGCAGGCCTAACGTCTTCTTCTGCCGAGATGGCGAGCAAGGCGGGGTCTGGCATTAAGCTACGCCTTGATGACGTGCCTCAGCGTGAAAAAAATATGACGCCTTACGAAATGATGCTATCGGAGTCACAGGAGCGCATGCTTTTAGTTGTGGAAAAGGGTAGCGAAGCGGAATTTATTGAAACGTTCGAGCACTACGGACTTCATGCAACCGTTATTGGAGAAGTAACCGACGATAAAATGCTGACGCTTGAACACGAGGGTGAAATTGCTGCTTCCATTCCGGTCGACGCATTAGCAGAGGAAGCGCCAGTTTACCATAAGCCTTCGTCAGAGCCTGCGTACTTTAAGGAATTCCAACAAACAACGTACAAGCCGGAAGTGAAGGACGCGAACGAAACGCTAAAGGCGCTTTTACAACAACCGACGATTGCGAGTAAAGAGTGGGTCTATGAGCAGTATGACTACATGGTACGCACAAATACGGTTGTCGCACCAGGATCTGACGCTGCTGTACTTCGTATTCGCGATACGAATAAAGCACTTGCGATGACAACAGACTGTAACTCTCGCTACCTGTACCTCGATCCATACACAGGCGGAAAGCTTGCAGTAGCAGAAGCGGCGCGTAACCTTGTTGCATCAGGAGCAGAGCCACTTGGCGTAACCGACTGCCTAAACTACGGAAGTCCTGATAAGCCAGAAATTTTTTGGCAACTAGAGCGTTCAACAGATGGACTAAGTGAAGCATGTCGAGAGCTTGCTACACCAGTTATCGGAGGGAACGTGTCACTTTATAATGAAACGGCAAAAGGCGCCGTTTACCCAACGCCAGTTATTGGGATGGTTGGACTGATTCATGACCAGGCTCATATTACGACACAACAAGCAAAATCATCGAATGACGTCATTTATCACGTTGGTGCACTTGAAGGAACGTTTGGTGGCAGTGAGCTACAAAAGCTTCTTGAAGGAGATATTTTTGGACAAGCGCCAGAAATTGACTTGAACGTCGAGAAAGAAAATCAGCAACTGATTTTAACCGCTATTCGCAAGGGTCTTATTCAGTCAGCTCATGATGTATCAGAGGGTGGTACAGCTGTTGCTATTGCGGAAAAGCTGTTTGGAACAGACTTTGGTGCAACTGTTACGTTACCTGCGGGAGATACAGAAGCTATGCTATTCGGTGAAAAGGCATCATCTTATATTGTTACTGTTACAGAAGAGGACCAAGAAGCGTTTCAACAATTGGTACCAAAGGCAGTCCGTTTAGGCAGTACTACTGATAGCGGTGTGCTTGTGGTTAGCCAAGAAGGAAAAGAGCTTGTGAATCAGCAGGTATCTCGGTTGGAGTCGCTTTGGAGAGGGGCTATTGGATGCGCACTGAAATCAAAGGATTAA